Part of the bacterium genome, CTTTTTCGCGTTCCAGTCCGGCGCGCGGGCGGGGCGGCTTGTCGCCGGGCCCGTGCCCGTCAGCAGGATCGGCGTGCCGGCGGCGTGGTCGGCGGAAAGCGGATCGTAGAGCGCGAAGGACTTTTTGGCCCGGTCGATTTTTTTCACGGTGACGAACTGGTCGTTGTAGAAATCCGCGGACGCCGCGGACCGCTTGATCCAGACGTAGTCGTCCTCGTGAAAATTGTCGGTCGTCGTGACGAAGATTTCGCGGTCGCCGGCCTTGCCCGCCCTCGCGAACTGCGTGATCGCCAGGCGGTCGAGAATCTTCTTGAACGCGTCGATCCCGAGCAGCGTTCCGATCGCCTTCAAGAGCGCGGGCAGGCCGTCAAGCGAGGGTGTCCCGGCGACGAGGAGCAGGCAGGAGACGCTCGCCGAATCGCTGAAGGCGGGGCGTTGCGCGTCGCCTTGGTCCTCGAAGGAGGCCTTCCAGCGGCGCGTCCAGCCCGCGAAGCCGTAGGCGGTGCCGGGAGACAGCGGCAATTCCGCGTCCTTGAAGGGCGCCGGCTCCTCGCCTCTCGCGCGCGCGGCCGCGGCCTCCTTTTCGTAGGCGACGCGGCGCTTGCGTTCGGATTCGTCGATATCCATCATCCGGGCGAGCTGCTTCGCATCGAAGGCGCGCGTGGCGTAGAACGGAAAGCCCGTCGCGTCGTAGTAGAGATAGACGCCGGTGCCGAGGATGTCGGTGAGCGTGTCGCGGAGCTTTTTGACGAGCGCCTGAATCGCCGCGCGCGCGGGATCCGTGACGTCGTACAGAAAATCGCTGACCGTCTCGATGCCGCCCGCGATGGCCTCGGCGTTCGATCCGACCGTCTCGGCCACGGCGCCCGTCGCCTGGAGAGCGGATTTCGTCGGGCCGGGGAAAAGCGATTCGGCGTTGAAGGGCTGCCAGCTCATATTTGAGGATCGAGGATTGGGGATTGAGGATCGAGGGCCGTCACGAGATTCCTCCGCGTTCTCCGCGATCGTGCGAGGCAAGGTGCGGCGGGAGGAAGGGCGGCGCGTTTTTTACCGCTAAGGCGCGAAGGAAACGCGAAGGGAAAATGTCAGAGCCGCAAACGAAGCGAAGCGAAGTGCGCGGGTATCCGAAAAAGCGTCAGTGCCGCAAGCGGCAAAGCGCGAACGTGGCGACGTCTGAGCCGCAAACGCAGGCCGGAGCGAAGCGATGGCGGAGTGCGCGGGTAGCCCTGGGAGCGCAGGCGGCTCGCCTGCCTATGGACGCCGTTACGCAGACGCGTTAAGAAACCTTGCAAGTCTTTTTTCGCTGACCCGCCAAACCGGCGTTTGGGAGGCCTGGAATGGCGCAACTTCGTTGGTTTTTTGTCGAAAACGACGCTCATCGCACGGTGCCATACCGATGCGGATATTGCGAACGCGACGTCTCGGCGAACACGACATGCATTTTGCAGGAATATACTCCTCGATCCCCGCGTGACTGGGTTGCGACCGGACAATTTGCCATCGCATGCCCGCATTGCCATAAATGGTCGAATATGACCAACGATAGTGTCGAACCCTTGCCCCGTTTTGGAAGAGAAATCGAACATTTGCCGACGGATGTTGGGTCGATTTATGAGGAAGCGCGCGCGTCCATGGGTGCAGGTGCCCCGACGGCCGCCGTCATGTGCTGTCGAAAAATTATTATGAACCTTGCCGTTGAGGAGGGCGCCACACCAGGTCTGAAATTCGTCGAATATCTCGACGATCTTCGGAAAAAAGGCCACATCCCGCCGCGTTGGCAAGGATGGGTTGAGAGCATTCGAAAGGCTGGCAACGAAGCGACCCACGAGGTCGAGCCGCAAACGCTCGATGAGGCCAGGCGAACGATGGACTTCACGGCCATGCTGCTCGCCGCGCATTACGAAGGACCGGGGCGATTAAATATGCTGGAGCCTAGCGTCGAGACAGAACGAGATAGGACAAAATGACCCCCTCCAAACCGAATCTAACCCCTCACAACACGATCGACGACGCGGCGATAAGAGGCGAAGCCTGCGTTGAAAAAAACTTGAATCAGCTCGAGACAGAAAAACGCAAGCGGGAAATCGCCGAAAAAATCAAGGCCGAAAATCGCGTTTTTTTCACGCTCGCAATAAAAGTCGCAGGCGTCGTATTTGGCCTTTGGCTTTTGTTCGGTTGGATCGCACCACCCGGCGATGCCGAACGTGCTGGGCAATTTGGCGATCAGTTCGGTTCGGTCAACGCCTTATTTTCCGGCCTAGCATTTGCCGGCGTCATCGTCGCACTCATAATGCAACGTCGCGAATTGCAACTTCAACGAGAGCAGCTTGAGGCACAACTGGAGGAACTCACACTCGCTCGTGCTGAATCAGTACAGACACGAGGCGTCTTGGCTCTGCAACAGGAAAACATGGCCCAAACTGCTCGCGCGCAAAGGCTTCAAGCGGAACTCACTGCAAGAGCGATTTATCTAGATCGTCATCTAATGCCAATAGCAAAGACAGCCGGGTTAAAGGGCCAGCAGGCGCATGTAAATATCGAGCGAGAAATACAACGCATAAATAATATAATTTCTTCTCTTTCCAACAACGACCCATGACCATTTTTGTGGATCGTCCGGGATTGGGTAAGAACTTTGCGCGCTGCAAGGCAATGAAACGGCAGACTATTGCGACGAAAAATGATCCTGCGGCGGAGGTCACCTCCAAGCCGCTTTTGCCCCACCAATATTTCGACGCCCTTTTCACTGCCTCCCGCTGCTTTCCGACCTAAGGTTTTCATATCGCCGACCTATTAACAATAATCTTGGAAGAACATTTTTTTTAAACATATTGTTCACACGCCTCTTATTTTCTGTAGACTTATACCGATTTTATCACTAAGCTGTGGAACATGTGATGCCACGAAACTCGAAACCCATTCGATTTCCTCTAGCCATTTCGCGGGAACGCTTTCAAACATCACCTTTAATTTTTCAATTTGGCCAGCCAAGTCGGAGAACCAATCAACTATTAAGTCATCAATCACAGATACGTATGGCAGGTACTTGTCGCCTTTCCGCGTCAACGTGGCCCGATGCGAGGTGGACGACTCCATAAATGCGTTGAAACTTCGAACATAAAGGTCCGTCGCAGAACATCTGCAGTTCAATTCATTACACCGCATTCTGTAAACATCCGCCAGAGATGACCGCTGAATATCACATAATCTGGAGTACTCCTCGTCAAATAATTCATTCAGCCCAACCAACGCAAGCCGCAACCGACTCTCGATATATCCCTCGTCAAACGCGCCGTAGCGACTTTTGTATTTATCAATAATGTATGGCATTCGAGATAGATACGTTTGCATGTAAACCGGATGACTTATCAAATTTTGGAAATATTTTACACCTGTAATCGACAAAGATATGTTCGAAATATTTGAGTGAGCCATAAGCTCTGCGATAGACTCGAAGGAAAGCCTGCGATCAACCCACACAACTTGACGTTTTTTATCCGCCATATTGTTGATTGTCAACAACAAATAGGTATTAAATTTTTCTTCATTCAAGCGCCCGGAAACTGTGAAATGCCGGTACATCTCGTCGTAAAAAAGCGCTACTCGCATTTTATTAGAAGAGATTTCACTCAATAAATACAATATACGAAGACCCATAGGCATCAATTGTTTTCCATCGTACGAAAACACATTTGCGGCGTATCCAGAATCCCCCGATTTCCCCGATGGCTCAGTCACCAATAGCGCCCTAGCCGCATCAAATCTATTATTTACTCGCAATAATTGCTGGACGATTTTCGTGTTTGCTATTTCCGGATCTTTCACATGGTCTCGTCGTAAAGGGGGTCGCCCAATACGGTCCCCAAATCCGAACTCGCGCCCTTTTTCAATTGATCCTATTAAAAAATTTTTAACAACTTCTGTAATCTCAGTTGGGACGCCGATACTTTGTAGTGACGTCGATACCGTATTTGTGACAGTTTTTATAATACTATTAATTACCTCAACACTAAACTCGTTCGAACGCGACGCCTTTTTATTTCGCCTGACAGCAATTGCAACCGCTTGACTTAAAAAATTATAGTAGTCTTCTTGCTTCGAATATAGTTCGACAACGGCCGGAATTTTTCTATATATATCGTTTAACATCGCTCCCGATTTAGCGCCGTGATGCTGACTTACGCTCATAAACATAGTACACCATGCATCAACGATTTTTTTTGCAAAAAACTCGCCAATTGGTGTCTGTGCCTCCTCTTCGCCGCGCCCATTTACCAAACTAATTACGCCATTATCTTTGCTGTATTTATTGACAAACATCGATGAGTAATAAATAGATTCTGAAATTGCCGTGAACGCAATCGTCGTCGATAATGATGCCTGAACGTCTTCGCTGCCTCCCTCTAAATACGCGTAATCCCGATTGATAATTTGACTTTTTGCCCACGCTTGGGAAATATACATCGCATTTCTTATGTCTGTTCCGCACAGTGCTTCGAATATATTTCGAAAATCGTCGTCCCGTGATTGCAGTCGTAGCCACAGCTCGAAAAGTCTCGCATACATCGTCGCGCGTACGTCACTCTCAATTATTGTTTGATAAGCATCATACGAAGACGGATCTAATAAAAATCGCGAAAGACGACGAACGGCAATATCCGTTGGCATCGCGCCCGAGTGGCAGTAATAGAAAAAAGGATGTGAAGCGACATTTGTCTCAAAATTTGTAAGTCTAACTGGAACGAGAATCTGAAACGTTAAATATTGCGATATCGGAAGCAGAAGTGCTATTATATGTTGCTGTAAATACTCCTGCAACGGGTCAATATTGTCAATGAGAAGTACGGTTTTAAATGAGTTGCGCTCTTTATCTCTGTTTATTGAATCCAGCACGGCGAGCCAAAAAATGAGGCGGTCTGCACTTGTAAACGACCGACACCACGCTAACAATAAATCGTGATTAATTTTGCCATTCTTTAGCAATCGGTCAATGTTACTGACGCCTTTTGCCTCTTGGGCGTAATCATTTAACTGTTGGTACTTACTTTCAAAGCCACCTTCGTCGATTGATCTCCTGTTTAAATTGATCGCGAAAATTAGAATTTCAGCGAGACTTTCTGCATCAATATTTGCAATTATTTCGGATTCGAGTTGTTTTGCGAAATACCTGACGATATACTTTTCTTGGCCCGTACCGTCGCCATCTAAGGTTTTCATTTTTTGTTTAAAATCCGCCTTGTTAAAGTCCAGCATAATATACGGCAAGGCTCTATGATGTTCTTGGTTCTTTCGATTTCGGCGCTCGCCTTTGATTATATGTTTAATAATATATCTAATCGACGAGGTTTTTCCAGCGCCGGCCCCACCGACGATCGCTACCAAAGGACCAGGACTTTGTAATATCGTCGCAACCGTGTGACGTTCGTACGGGCCCAGCGATGTTACATCCACTGCTGTGCTGATATCACGTTCAGAGAGATCTTGGCAAAATCTAGCGTGTTGGCCGTCAATCAGCTCGCGGCGAACGTCCATTATTAGACTTTGAAAATAACGCGGGTCATCGTGAACTGGATGGGGCGGGAACACATGGTCTGTGATATGATCCATCGTGTCTGAAAAATCATCATCGGCTTTAATGCGATTTGGCATGTTTACGTTTCCTTTATTTACTTATCGATCGTTCAAGAATCATCGCGCTTGTTTAGAGGACCGTTGAAAAAATCGCAGCCCGCTCGCACGAAAGAGGCCCGATTCGCGGCGAATCGCCAGTCCAGGTGATGTTCCTCCCCCGCGCCCGAATTCGTACGCGCTGCTGGCCACGCTCCCGCGCGTCATTCTCCGGTCGCCCGCGCGTCCCAGAACGCGTATCGTAAACCCGCCTTTTAACGGCTTCACTCACGACCGGCAACGACGGGCAAATTTGCATGGATTGCGAACACAACTTCCCGCACCCCTTGGTTCAGATTTTCTGCTTCATTTGACCTTTATCAGATCGAAATGTTCTTTGCAAGGGAATTTACGAAAACGCCTTCAAGCGCCGTTCGTCGATTGGCGCTGGCTGGGCATCCGGCCGTTTTTGCCGCGACAGTCGTGAGGTTCGATCGATAGCAGCTTCCGCGCCCGCCTCTCCTCGCCTTCCGCCTCCTCGCGAAGCCTCTCCACCACGGGCGCGGCCTGCTCCCGCAGCTTCAGTTTCGCGGGCTTCCAACCGCCCACTAGAACGGCCCGCCGAAATAGACACGCGGGCTCAGGATCGGGAGCGCCGGGAGGCCGGGGACGGCCGGCGAGCCGAACAGAGCGACGATGAGATTGGTCGTCGCCGTCTCGATCGAGCTTGTCAGCGTCGCGGTGATGCCGGACAGGGACGACGGCGTGATGGGATTCGGAAGCCCGGCGACGGCCAGGTTGTAAACGCCAACGGCCGCGCTCAGGGCTTCGAGGTAGGTCGCGAGGTACACGGCCAGGCTTAAGCCGTTCACCATCGGCTGGCTCGTGCCCGGGATAAATTTCCCGCCGAAGACATTCAGGCCCGGGCCGCCGATTTCCACGCAGACGAGATCGTCGCCGGAGGGCAGGCTTCCGTCGGGCGCAAGGCCCGTGGCCATGATGCGCAGGCGGCCGCCGATGACGACGGATTTGTTCTTCGCAACCGCCTCGTCCTCGTCGCCGAGCACCTTCTTTTTGCGGTCGCCGGCGACGTCGTAATCCTCGCGGCCGGAAACCTTGCGGCGGGCCGCCCCGTGGACGATTTTCGCGTGCTGATAGTCGCGCGTGACGGCGCCCATTTCCTCGGAATAGTCGCCGTGCTCCTCGAAATTTTTGCTGACGAAATGGCGCGCGCCGTCCTCGAGGGTGACGGTGTCGTCGCCGGCGATGGTGCGCTCCCGGTTGCCGCCCACGCGCTTGAAATCGTTGCCCTGCACCTCGCCGTTCGCGTTGCCCGCCGTGCGCTCGCTGCGCGTGCCCGCGACCTCGTCGTCAAGGTTGTAGGCGCGAATGACAACCTCACCCGTGTCCGGACGCAGGACGATCCGCTGCCCGGAATTGTCCGCGAAGACGAAGCTCCCGACGCGGCTGCCGAGCGGCGTGCGGTTGGCGAGAAAGTCCACCCCGTCCACGCGGGGCTGCGTGATGTCCTGTCCGCGGAAGCTGACGTTGACCTCGCTCCCGATTTCCGGGAGCGCCCAGACGCCGAAGCCGTCCCCGCCGGCCAGGCACGATACCGGCGTCTTCGGAAGAAGCCAGGGCGTCGGATCCTCGGCGTCCTCGTCGGGTTTCACCTCGATGTCCACCGTGTGGGCGTCGTCGTCAACGGCGATGACCATGCCGGGGACGTTCGGCCTAAGGAAGCGGCGAAGATCCGGGGGCGCGGACTCGAAGATGCGCTTTAGCTCCGCCGCGATCCGGTGGTTGCTCACGCCGCGCCCACCCATTCGTAATCGACGATGACGCGGGAGCCGCGGCCGTCGATCTGCGTTTCCACGTTCGCGGCGAACAGGCGGGAGACGGTTTCGTCCAGGGCGGCGAGATCGATCACCGCCGCCGGCTCGATGACGCGGCCGAACGTCACCAGCCGTCTGCGCAGGCGGTCGATGTCAAGAAGGTCCCCGTCCTCGTAAAGCGTCATCGAGGACTCGGCGGCGATCGCGGCCGTGCGCGTCGTCCAGGTGAAGACGCCGTTTTCGTCAAGGAAAGCGACGGACTTTGTTTTCGCGCGCAGGTCCATTGCGGCGATCGCCTCGGCGACGGACTGCCCATTCAGGGGCAATTTGTCGATGACGAATTCGGATTCCGCGATGCCAGCGGTGTCGATGCCAAGCTCGCCGACAAGCGTCCGCAGGATCTCGGCGACGGTCTGCGACTCGAACGTGCGCGTGAATTTTACGGTCTGCAGAAGATTCCAGGCATCCGCGGCGAAGACCTCGTACTGGAAATTTTCGCGGGGGACGGCCTTCAAGATTTTGCCGGAGAAAATGGGCTGGCGCTCGCCGTCAAAGGTCCAGGCGAACGAAAGCGGGGCGTCCTGGGACAGGAGCGGGGAAAGATCGCCGATGCCGTCCTCGACGACTCCGCGAAGGGTCCGCGGCCGCGCCCAGGCCGACGCCGAAACGACGGCGCTTTTGGCGATGTCGGCGAACTCGACGCCGCCGGCGACAAGGATGTCGCTCCGCGTCTGGAAAACGTGCGCCATCAGCCGTTGTCTCCAAGCCCCATTGCCTGGCGCAGGCCGTCGCGGAAGGCGTCGGAGCGCTGTTTTTCGCTTTCGGTTTTCGGGGATTTGGACGGGAGGGTTGCGTCCGAATTGCCCGAGCCGTTCGCGCCGCTTGATCCTCCGGACCCGGCGCCCGGCCCGCTTCCCCCGTCCCCTCCACCGGGGGCGGCGCCGTCGCCTTTTTTTCGCGCGGTCGCCGGCGCCTTGATCTCGCGGAGGGTGACGTTTGCGGTGACGAGGTCCGCGCCGACGGTGTCCGCGGCTTCGAATTGCGCGACGTAGACGAATTCGAGGTCCGATCGATCGACCATCGGGTGGCGGACGGCGAACAGGCGATTGCCCCCCGCGTCGTTTTTGGCTTTCAGCGCGGCGTGCATGGCGTCGTATTTGTCGATCGCGGACAGGTCGCCCCCTTCCTCGTCGGAGAGGATTTCGATCTGGAAGACGATCTCGACCGGCTCGAAGTCCTTGGCCTGCACGGATTTCGTGGAGGCGTCCTTTTTGCCTTCCTCGGTCACCTTGGCCTGGTTGCGAACGGCGACCGATCCGACGGGGGGGAACTCGTAGAGGACCGTCGCGAAATCGGGCACCCAGGCCCCGCCCTCGCCTTTGGCCGCCTCGCAGAGCTTGACGGTGATCGGCTGTTCATCCTCGTAAGGGTTGTCCTCAAGCGGCGCCAAGGCTCACGCCCTCGAGCTCGTCGCCGATGTCTTGCAGGACCGCCAGGAGATTTTTCTTGAAGTCGGCGAGCGTCTGCTCCGCGTTTGCGCCCGAGACGACAAACGCGCCCGGCTGGATGTTGACGACGATCTGGCGGGAGCTGCGCGTGTTGTTCGTCGTGGATCCGCCGGAATCGAAATCGTCGAAGACCGGGCCGAAGGCCTCGTTCGCCGAGGACGCGATCGCCGGCGCGCCCAGGTCCATGCCTTTGGCGAAGGTTTGCGAGAAGGCCATGCCGCGGCCGGTCAGATTGGACAGGGGCCCGAGGCGCGCGTCGGAGCCGGGCAGGTAGGCCAGCACCTTGCCGAGGACGCCGCCGAGACCGTCCTTGAGCGTCGTCCAGCCGGTCTTGATCCCCTCGACGAAGGCGGTGATGAGGCCGAATCCGGCTTCCTTGAAGTTGCCCCACAGCGACGAAATCAGATTCCCGAAGTTCTTGAGCTGCTCGACGACCAGGTTGATGTTCGCGTCGACCACTTCGCCGATTGTCGCCCAAGCGCCGCGCCAGTCGCCGAGCAATAGCTGTGCACCGGCCTTGATGATCCCCGCCACGGTGGTGACCATCGTTCCGACGATGCCCGAAACCAGATTCCACGCGAACCGGACGATCGCGACGATGTTGTTCCACGCGCCCTTGAAAATGACGGCGATGACCGGCCACGCGGAGGTCCAGAGCGCGAGCGTGCCCATGACCGCGGGTTTCAGGACCGACACGAAGATGCCGGCAAGCACCTGAAGCACGGCGCCGATATACGGGAACACGTCGTTGGCGACGCGCTTCAGCTTGATCCACGTCCCGTAGGCGTAGCCGAAGACGAAGCCGATCGCGTAGGAGATCCTCGTCAGCGCGACCTCGAATTTGTCGCGCAGAACGGAGACGACGCCGTTCACGGCATTCCGGAACGTCTCGGAGTGTCTGTAGGCGAGGTAGAGACCGCCCGCGATCGCCGCGATCGCAAGGACCACGGGATTGGCGAGCAGGCCGAGAAAGGCTTTGCCCAGGGCGATGACGCCGAAGCGCGCGAGCTGCAACCAATTGGCGAGCGCGACAAAGCCCGTGCCGCCGAACAGCCCGCCGATGGCGATCACCGCGAAGGCGACCTTGCCCGCGAGAAACAGGAACGCGCCGCCGAGAACGAAGGTCGTCGCCGCGAGAAGGCCGATCACCCCGGCGAATTTGAGGAACGTCGGATGCGCCCGGGCGAAATCCCGGAACGCGCGCGCGATGGGGACGACGCCGTCGAGGATCGCTTTCAGCGGGTCCAGGAGCGGCGTGCCGAGCGAGGCGGCGATCAGCTTGATCTGGTTGCCGATGACCGTGAGCTTCCCGCCCGCGGAGTCCTGAACGTTTTTCAGCTCGTTCGTGAGCGAGATGTTTTCGGCGAACGCGGAATTGGAAAGGCCAAGGTTGGTGCGCATCTTGTCGAGCCCGCCGGCCAGGCGCTGGACCGTTTCGACGGCCTCCTGCTCGAAGATGCCCTTGATCGCGGTCGCGCGCACGGCCGGGTTGATTTCCTTGATCTTCCCGAGCAGGTCCGTGAACGCGCCGATGCCGTCGGTCTGGACGCGCTGCTGCCATTCCCCGACCGAGACGCCCATGATCTTCGCGGCCTGGCCGGCCTGCGTCTGCATCCGGAGAAAGACGTTCCGAAGCGCCGTGCCGCCGCGCTCCGCCCCGAGCCCCATGTCCGCAAGCGTCGCGCCCAGGCCCGCGACCTGCTGAAAGGTCAGGTTCTCGATCGGCCGGCCGATGCGGGCCATGGCATCGACGATGAATTGCGCGGAGGCGTTCGTCGTGTTGGAGAGCTCGTTGATCGAGCTTCCCATGTTCTCGACGTTCTGGAGCGGGATCTTGAAGACGTTCGCGAAGCCGGCGAACGCGGAGGACGCGCCCTCGGCCGAAAGGTCCGAGACCGCCTCCATCTTCGCGACGGCCTGGGTGAAGCTGAAGATGTTTTTGGCGCCCGTGATGCCGAGTTGCCCGGCGGTCGCCGCGATCGTTTGCAGGCCCTGGATCGTCGTCGGCACACCGTTGTCGACGATCCCGGTGATGCCCTCCTCGATGTCAGAAAACGCGAGGTTCGTCGTCTTGCGGACATCGACCATGCCGGTTTCAAACGCGATCGCGCTTTTGGCGGGGATGGCGAAAAGCGCCCCGGTGATGACGCCGGCGACGGCCAGGCGCTTGGCGAAACTGGTGACGCCGGCGATGGCGGACTTCACCTTGTTCAGATCGTTGGTCACCTGCTTGGCCGGCGTGCTGACGTTATTGACGCCGACGAAGTTGATCCGGATCTGGTGCAAAAAATTGCCGAGAGCGCCGAACATTTCAGCGCCCCCGGCCGTCAATCAGGAGCATCGCATCGCTCGTCGTTTTGGGGTCAGGTTTCCCGAATCGCGTCTTTCCTATTTTCCGCCGAGGGCTTTCCATCGCCGCCTCTCGCGCTCTTCGAAATATTCCGCCGCCGCCATGTGTTCCGCGATCTCGTCGAAGTCCATCTCGTCGATGTCCGCGAAGCCGTAACGCGGAAACCAATGGCAGATGATCGCCCTTACTTTTTCGTACCCGCTCCGCTTGAATTCGAACCGGGAGCGGGCCAGATTTTTTTTACGGAATCCGTCCCGTCGAAGCCGTTGCCGATGAGCAGCAGCCCC contains:
- a CDS encoding DUF4145 domain-containing protein, whose translation is MAQLRWFFVENDAHRTVPYRCGYCERDVSANTTCILQEYTPRSPRDWVATGQFAIACPHCHKWSNMTNDSVEPLPRFGREIEHLPTDVGSIYEEARASMGAGAPTAAVMCCRKIIMNLAVEEGATPGLKFVEYLDDLRKKGHIPPRWQGWVESIRKAGNEATHEVEPQTLDEARRTMDFTAMLLAAHYEGPGRLNMLEPSVETERDRTK
- a CDS encoding phage baseplate assembly protein V — protein: MSNHRIAAELKRIFESAPPDLRRFLRPNVPGMVIAVDDDAHTVDIEVKPDEDAEDPTPWLLPKTPVSCLAGGDGFGVWALPEIGSEVNVSFRGQDITQPRVDGVDFLANRTPLGSRVGSFVFADNSGQRIVLRPDTGEVVIRAYNLDDEVAGTRSERTAGNANGEVQGNDFKRVGGNRERTIAGDDTVTLEDGARHFVSKNFEEHGDYSEEMGAVTRDYQHAKIVHGAARRKVSGREDYDVAGDRKKKVLGDEDEAVAKNKSVVIGGRLRIMATGLAPDGSLPSGDDLVCVEIGGPGLNVFGGKFIPGTSQPMVNGLSLAVYLATYLEALSAAVGVYNLAVAGLPNPITPSSLSGITATLTSSIETATTNLIVALFGSPAVPGLPALPILSPRVYFGGPF
- a CDS encoding phage tail tape measure protein, with protein sequence MFGALGNFLHQIRINFVGVNNVSTPAKQVTNDLNKVKSAIAGVTSFAKRLAVAGVITGALFAIPAKSAIAFETGMVDVRKTTNLAFSDIEEGITGIVDNGVPTTIQGLQTIAATAGQLGITGAKNIFSFTQAVAKMEAVSDLSAEGASSAFAGFANVFKIPLQNVENMGSSINELSNTTNASAQFIVDAMARIGRPIENLTFQQVAGLGATLADMGLGAERGGTALRNVFLRMQTQAGQAAKIMGVSVGEWQQRVQTDGIGAFTDLLGKIKEINPAVRATAIKGIFEQEAVETVQRLAGGLDKMRTNLGLSNSAFAENISLTNELKNVQDSAGGKLTVIGNQIKLIAASLGTPLLDPLKAILDGVVPIARAFRDFARAHPTFLKFAGVIGLLAATTFVLGGAFLFLAGKVAFAVIAIGGLFGGTGFVALANWLQLARFGVIALGKAFLGLLANPVVLAIAAIAGGLYLAYRHSETFRNAVNGVVSVLRDKFEVALTRISYAIGFVFGYAYGTWIKLKRVANDVFPYIGAVLQVLAGIFVSVLKPAVMGTLALWTSAWPVIAVIFKGAWNNIVAIVRFAWNLVSGIVGTMVTTVAGIIKAGAQLLLGDWRGAWATIGEVVDANINLVVEQLKNFGNLISSLWGNFKEAGFGLITAFVEGIKTGWTTLKDGLGGVLGKVLAYLPGSDARLGPLSNLTGRGMAFSQTFAKGMDLGAPAIASSANEAFGPVFDDFDSGGSTTNNTRSSRQIVVNIQPGAFVVSGANAEQTLADFKKNLLAVLQDIGDELEGVSLGAA